From the genome of Bacteroides sp. MSB163, one region includes:
- a CDS encoding L-rhamnose mutarotase — protein MDTSIKRYPAKEHHQPVERICRTLELRDDPQLIAEYRRRHSQGGIWPEIPAGIREAGILEMEIYLLDTRLFMIVEVPVGLDWDAAMERLASLPRQQEWEDYMAIFQLVKPGSTAAEKWQPMERIFYLYD, from the coding sequence ATGGACACATCAATCAAACGTTATCCCGCCAAAGAGCATCATCAGCCGGTGGAGCGTATCTGTCGGACACTGGAACTCCGTGACGATCCGCAGTTGATAGCCGAATACCGCCGCCGGCACAGCCAAGGGGGCATCTGGCCCGAAATACCTGCCGGTATCCGTGAGGCCGGTATTCTGGAAATGGAAATATATCTTTTGGACACCCGCCTGTTTATGATAGTCGAAGTGCCTGTAGGGCTTGACTGGGATGCAGCTATGGAGCGCCTCGCTTCCTTGCCCCGACAACAGGAATGGGAAGACTATATGGCCATCTTCCAGCTTGTGAAACCCGGTTCCACAGCCGCTGAGAAATGGCAGCCGATGGAGCGTATTTTCTACCTTTATGACTAA
- a CDS encoding rhamnulokinase family protein yields the protein MNTYLAVDFGGGSGRVMAGSICQGTLKLEEVYRFPNRQVRMGNHVYWDFLALFDEMKNGLRQAVRKGYRIRSIGVDTWGVDFGLIDRNGNLLGNPVCYRDPRTDGLPEEFFGGNLVRHYSEAGIQVMSINTLFQLYSMKKSGDAQLEVADRLLFMPDLFSYFLTGVANNEYCIASTSELLEAHSRTWNQSLIQRLGVSAHLFGDIVMPGTVRGKLKREIAEEIGLTDEVDVIAVGSHDTASAVYAIPSTQVDKSRCAFLSSGTWSLLGVELDEPILTEEACRAGFTNEGGVGGKIRFLQNITGLWILQRLITQWKERGERCGYDFLLSAAESADIPSVIDVDDKMFQNPVDMEEAIAEYCEAHGQPIPETYGEVVRCVLQSLALRYKQGIDQLNRLLPAPIEQLNIIGGGCRNSLLNRLTAEALGIPVYAGPVEATAIGNILVQAIAKGEIGSREEIKEFI from the coding sequence ATGAATACCTATCTGGCAGTAGATTTTGGAGGTGGAAGCGGTCGCGTGATGGCCGGTTCCATCTGCCAGGGTACGTTGAAACTGGAAGAGGTGTACCGCTTTCCGAACCGCCAGGTGCGGATGGGAAACCATGTGTACTGGGATTTCCTTGCTCTGTTTGATGAGATGAAGAACGGACTCCGGCAAGCGGTGCGCAAGGGATATCGTATCAGGAGCATTGGCGTTGATACCTGGGGCGTGGACTTTGGATTGATAGACCGTAACGGTAATTTGCTAGGAAACCCTGTGTGTTATCGTGATCCGCGGACGGATGGTTTGCCGGAAGAGTTTTTCGGTGGAAACCTTGTCCGGCATTATTCCGAGGCCGGCATACAAGTGATGTCCATCAATACACTTTTTCAGCTTTACAGCATGAAGAAAAGCGGTGATGCGCAATTGGAAGTGGCCGACCGTCTTCTGTTTATGCCCGATCTTTTCAGTTACTTCCTCACAGGGGTGGCAAATAATGAATATTGTATTGCATCCACTTCCGAACTGCTTGAGGCGCATAGCCGGACCTGGAATCAGTCGCTCATCCAGCGTTTGGGAGTATCTGCGCATCTCTTTGGAGACATTGTGATGCCCGGTACGGTACGTGGCAAACTGAAACGGGAGATTGCCGAAGAAATTGGTCTGACGGATGAAGTGGATGTCATAGCTGTCGGTTCGCACGATACGGCAAGCGCTGTTTATGCGATTCCTTCGACACAGGTGGATAAATCCCGTTGTGCTTTCCTCAGTTCCGGTACATGGTCTTTGCTGGGCGTTGAACTGGATGAGCCTATCCTCACGGAAGAAGCTTGCCGGGCAGGCTTCACCAATGAGGGCGGGGTAGGCGGTAAGATCCGTTTCCTTCAGAATATCACGGGCCTCTGGATCTTGCAACGTCTTATAACGCAATGGAAAGAAAGAGGAGAACGATGTGGGTACGATTTCTTGCTTTCTGCCGCCGAATCCGCGGATATTCCATCTGTCATTGACGTGGATGATAAGATGTTTCAGAACCCTGTGGATATGGAAGAAGCCATTGCGGAGTATTGCGAAGCGCACGGACAGCCTATACCGGAAACTTACGGTGAGGTAGTGCGTTGCGTGCTCCAATCACTCGCTCTGCGCTATAAGCAAGGAATAGACCAGCTGAACCGTCTGCTTCCCGCTCCGATAGAACAGCTTAATATCATCGGCGGCGGATGCCGTAATTCACTGCTGAACCGCCTGACAGCCGAGGCTTTGGGTATTCCCGTCTATGCCGGACCTGTAGAGGCCACCGCTATCGGCAATATCCTGGTACAGGCCATTGCCAAAGGAGAGATCGGCAGCCGTGAAGAAATCAAAGAATTTATTTAA
- the carB gene encoding carbamoyl-phosphate synthase (glutamine-hydrolyzing) large subunit — MKENNIKKVLLLGSGALKIGEAGEFDYSGSQALKALKEEGIYTVLINPNIATVQTSEGVADQIYFLPVTPYFVEKVIEKERPDGVMLAFGGQTALNCGVDLYKGGVFEKYGVKVLGTPVQAIIDTEDREIFVHKLNEINVKTIKSEAVENAIDARRAAAELGYPVIVRAAYALGGLGSGFCDNEEELDVLVEKAFSFSPQVLVEKSLRGWKEVEYEVVRDRFDNCITVCNMENFDPLGIHTGESIVIAPSQTLSNSDYHKLRELAIRIIRHIGIVGECNVQYAYDPESEDYRVIEVNARLSRSSALASKATGYPLAFVAAKLGLGYGLFDLKNSVTKTTSAFFEPALDYVVCKIPRWDLGKFHGVDKELGSSMKSVGEVMAIGRTFEEAIQKGLRMIGQGMHGFVENKELVISDIDKALREPTDKRIFVISKAFRAGYTVDQVHELTKIDKWFLEKLMNIMNTSKELHALNEELRISSLSTELLRKAKVQGFSDFQIARAIGYEGDMEDGILYVRNYRKSVGIVPVVKQIDTLAAEYPAQTNYLYLTYSGITNDVHYLGDRKSIVVLGSGAYRIGSSVEFDWCGVQALNTIRKEGYRSVMINYNPETVSTDYDMCDRLYFDELTFERVMDILELENPHGVIVSTGGQIPNNLALRLDAQKVPILGTSAKSIDNAEDREKFSAMLDRIGVDQPRWRELTSMDDINEFVEEVGFPVLVRPSYVLSGAAMNVCSNQEELERFLQLAANVSKKHPVVVSQFIEHAKEVEMDAVARNGEIVAYAISEHIEFAGVHSGDATIQFPPQKLYVETVRRIKRISREIARELNISGPFNIQYLARENDIKVIECNLRASRSFPFVSKVLKINLIELATKVMLGLPVEKPNKNLFELDYVGIKASQFSFNRLQKADPVLGVDMASTGEVGCIGSDTSCAVLKAMLSVGYRIPKKNILLSTGTPKQKVEMLSAARLLQQKGYKLFATGGTSKFLTENGVENTQVYWPSETNQQPQALDMLHKKEIDMVVNIPKNLTAGELSNGYKIRRAAIDLNVPLITNARLASAFINAFCTMTLDDLAIKSWAEYK, encoded by the coding sequence GTGAAAGAAAACAATATAAAGAAAGTCCTGCTACTCGGTTCCGGTGCACTGAAAATCGGGGAGGCAGGTGAGTTCGACTACTCCGGCAGCCAGGCACTCAAAGCCTTGAAAGAAGAAGGTATCTACACCGTTCTTATCAATCCGAACATCGCTACCGTGCAGACTTCGGAAGGCGTTGCCGACCAGATTTACTTCCTGCCTGTCACTCCTTATTTTGTAGAGAAAGTTATCGAAAAAGAACGTCCGGATGGTGTTATGCTCGCTTTTGGCGGACAGACGGCACTGAACTGCGGTGTCGACCTTTACAAAGGTGGAGTTTTTGAGAAATACGGCGTAAAAGTTCTCGGTACTCCCGTACAAGCCATTATCGATACGGAAGACCGTGAGATTTTTGTGCATAAGCTGAATGAAATCAACGTAAAGACTATTAAGAGTGAAGCCGTAGAAAACGCCATTGACGCTCGTCGTGCTGCTGCCGAATTGGGTTATCCGGTGATTGTCCGCGCTGCATACGCGCTTGGTGGACTGGGTTCCGGCTTCTGTGACAATGAAGAAGAACTGGATGTGCTGGTTGAGAAAGCTTTCTCCTTCTCCCCGCAGGTGCTTGTAGAAAAATCCTTGCGTGGATGGAAAGAAGTGGAGTATGAGGTGGTGCGCGACCGCTTCGACAACTGTATCACCGTCTGCAACATGGAGAACTTCGACCCGCTGGGCATCCATACGGGAGAGTCCATCGTTATCGCTCCGTCACAGACGCTCAGTAACTCCGATTATCATAAGTTGCGCGAACTTGCTATCCGTATCATTCGCCACATCGGTATTGTAGGAGAATGTAATGTGCAGTATGCTTATGATCCTGAAAGTGAAGATTATAGAGTGATAGAAGTAAATGCCCGCTTGAGCCGTTCTTCTGCTCTGGCGTCTAAAGCTACGGGGTATCCGCTTGCTTTCGTTGCTGCAAAACTCGGTCTTGGCTACGGATTATTCGACCTGAAGAATTCTGTAACAAAAACCACAAGTGCTTTCTTTGAACCTGCATTGGACTATGTGGTCTGCAAAATACCCCGTTGGGATTTGGGTAAGTTCCATGGTGTAGACAAGGAACTGGGTTCCAGCATGAAGTCCGTAGGCGAGGTAATGGCCATCGGCCGTACTTTTGAAGAAGCCATTCAGAAAGGCCTGCGTATGATAGGACAGGGGATGCATGGTTTCGTGGAAAATAAGGAACTTGTTATTTCTGATATAGACAAGGCGCTCCGTGAACCGACGGACAAGCGTATTTTCGTCATATCCAAAGCTTTCCGTGCCGGATATACCGTTGATCAGGTGCACGAACTGACGAAGATCGATAAGTGGTTCCTGGAGAAGCTGATGAATATCATGAACACCAGCAAAGAGCTGCACGCATTAAATGAGGAATTAAGAATTTCTTCATTATCTACCGAGCTGCTGCGTAAAGCCAAGGTACAAGGTTTCTCCGATTTCCAGATAGCCCGTGCCATCGGTTATGAAGGAGACATGGAAGACGGTATCCTCTATGTACGCAATTATCGTAAAAGCGTTGGCATTGTCCCTGTGGTGAAGCAAATAGACACTCTTGCTGCCGAATATCCTGCACAGACTAATTACCTGTATCTGACGTATAGTGGCATCACTAATGATGTTCATTACCTCGGCGACCGAAAATCCATCGTTGTACTCGGTTCCGGTGCGTATCGTATCGGGTCTTCCGTAGAGTTTGACTGGTGCGGTGTGCAGGCACTGAATACCATTCGTAAAGAGGGGTATCGCAGCGTTATGATCAACTATAATCCCGAAACTGTATCTACGGACTACGATATGTGCGACCGCCTCTACTTCGACGAACTTACCTTCGAACGGGTAATGGATATCCTTGAACTGGAAAATCCGCACGGGGTGATTGTTTCCACCGGTGGTCAGATACCGAATAACCTTGCCCTGCGTCTGGATGCGCAGAAGGTGCCTATACTCGGTACTTCCGCCAAAAGCATAGACAATGCCGAAGACCGTGAGAAGTTCTCTGCCATGCTGGACCGTATCGGTGTAGACCAGCCTCGCTGGCGCGAGCTTACGAGCATGGACGACATCAACGAGTTTGTGGAAGAAGTGGGTTTCCCGGTACTTGTGCGTCCGTCATACGTGCTTTCAGGTGCTGCAATGAACGTTTGTTCCAATCAGGAAGAATTGGAACGTTTCCTGCAACTTGCAGCCAATGTATCGAAGAAACATCCTGTGGTAGTCAGCCAGTTTATTGAACATGCCAAGGAGGTGGAAATGGATGCCGTGGCACGGAACGGAGAGATCGTGGCTTATGCCATCTCCGAACATATCGAGTTTGCTGGTGTGCACTCCGGTGATGCAACCATCCAGTTCCCGCCACAGAAGCTTTATGTGGAGACAGTACGCCGTATTAAGCGTATCAGCCGTGAGATTGCACGGGAGTTGAATATCTCCGGTCCGTTCAATATCCAATATCTGGCCCGTGAGAATGATATTAAGGTGATTGAGTGTAACTTGCGCGCTTCGCGTAGTTTCCCGTTCGTCAGCAAGGTGTTGAAGATAAATCTGATTGAACTGGCTACGAAAGTCATGCTGGGGCTTCCGGTGGAGAAGCCGAACAAGAATCTCTTTGAACTGGATTATGTAGGCATCAAGGCAAGCCAGTTCTCTTTCAATCGTTTGCAAAAAGCGGATCCGGTGTTGGGTGTGGATATGGCGTCTACAGGCGAGGTTGGTTGTATTGGAAGCGATACCTCCTGCGCTGTGCTGAAAGCCATGCTCTCAGTTGGTTACCGTATTCCGAAGAAGAATATCCTGCTTTCTACCGGTACACCGAAACAGAAAGTGGAAATGCTTTCCGCTGCCCGCCTGCTTCAGCAAAAAGGGTATAAGCTCTTTGCAACGGGAGGTACCAGTAAGTTCCTTACGGAAAACGGGGTGGAGAATACGCAGGTGTATTGGCCCAGTGAGACTAACCAACAGCCGCAAGCGTTGGATATGCTGCACAAAAAGGAGATCGACATGGTGGTGAATATTCCGAAGAACCTCACTGCGGGTGAGTTGAGCAACGGATATAAGATTCGTCGTGCCGCCATCGACCTGAATGTTCCGCTGATTACGAATGCTCGCCTGGCAAGTGCTTTTATCAATGCTTTCTGTACGATGACGCTGGATGATCTGGCAATTAAATCGTGGGCGGAGTATAAATAA
- the fucP gene encoding L-fucose:H+ symporter permease produces MKNNTKKNSIISKDGVSYLIPFILITSCFALWGFANDITNPMVKAFSKIFRMSVTDGALVQVAFYGGYFAMAFPAAIFIRKYSYKAGVLLGLGLYAIGAFLFYPAMLTGNYYPFLIAYFILTCGLSFLETSCNPYILSMGDEATSTRRLNLAQSFNPMGSLLGMYVAMNFIQNRLNPMDTVERSRLSDTEFAAVRDSDLMVLIAPYLIIGLVILAMLIVIRMVKMPKNGDQSHGINFLPTLKRIFGIHHYREGVIAQFFYVGAQIMCWTFVIQYGTRFFMSEGMEEKAAEVLSQQYNIVAMIIFCASRFICTFILRYLSPGLLLKVLAIAACVFTVGVISFQNICGMYCLVGVSACMSLMFPTIYGIALQGLGDDAKFGAAGLIMAILGGSVLPPVQASIIDCGTLLGMPAVNLSFILPFICFVVIVIYGHRSYSREKMRK; encoded by the coding sequence ATGAAGAACAACACTAAGAAAAACAGCATTATCAGTAAAGACGGAGTAAGCTACCTCATTCCGTTCATTCTTATCACCAGTTGCTTTGCCTTGTGGGGCTTTGCCAACGATATCACGAATCCGATGGTGAAAGCCTTTTCCAAGATTTTCCGTATGAGTGTTACCGACGGGGCATTGGTGCAGGTGGCTTTCTATGGCGGATATTTTGCCATGGCATTCCCTGCGGCTATTTTTATCCGCAAGTATTCCTATAAAGCAGGGGTACTGCTGGGACTGGGATTGTATGCTATCGGTGCATTCCTGTTCTATCCCGCCATGCTGACGGGAAATTACTATCCCTTCCTTATAGCCTACTTTATCCTGACATGCGGACTTTCGTTTCTGGAGACCAGTTGTAATCCCTATATCCTTTCTATGGGCGATGAGGCTACCTCCACCCGCCGGTTGAATCTGGCACAGTCTTTCAATCCGATGGGTTCGTTGCTGGGTATGTACGTGGCGATGAACTTTATCCAGAATCGTTTGAACCCGATGGATACGGTGGAACGTAGTCGGCTTTCGGATACGGAATTTGCCGCTGTGCGTGATTCGGACCTGATGGTACTGATTGCGCCTTATCTGATTATCGGGCTTGTCATTCTGGCTATGCTGATTGTGATCCGTATGGTGAAGATGCCGAAGAATGGCGATCAGTCTCATGGTATCAATTTCCTGCCTACATTGAAACGCATATTCGGTATACATCATTATCGCGAAGGAGTGATCGCACAGTTTTTCTATGTAGGTGCGCAGATTATGTGCTGGACATTTGTCATTCAGTACGGCACACGCTTCTTCATGTCTGAAGGGATGGAAGAGAAAGCCGCGGAAGTGCTTTCACAGCAATATAACATTGTAGCTATGATTATCTTCTGTGCCAGCCGCTTCATCTGTACGTTTATTTTGCGGTATCTCAGTCCGGGATTGTTACTGAAAGTTCTGGCTATTGCAGCCTGCGTGTTTACGGTGGGGGTAATTAGTTTCCAGAATATCTGTGGAATGTACTGCCTCGTGGGAGTATCCGCCTGTATGTCTCTGATGTTCCCTACGATTTACGGTATAGCTTTGCAGGGATTGGGCGATGATGCTAAGTTCGGTGCTGCCGGATTGATCATGGCGATTCTCGGAGGTTCGGTGTTACCGCCAGTTCAGGCAAGCATCATAGATTGTGGTACATTGCTGGGTATGCCTGCTGTGAACTTGTCATTCATTCTTCCGTTCATCTGTTTTGTGGTAATTGTGATCTATGGACATCGATCCTATAGCAGGGAAAAGATGCGAAAGTAG
- the fucI gene encoding L-fucose isomerase — protein sequence MKKYPKIGIRPTIDGRQGGVRESLEEKTMNLAKAVAELITSNLKNGDGSPVECVISDSTIGRVAESAACAEKFEREGVGSTITVTSCWCYGAETMDMNPYYPKAVWGFNGTERPGAVYLAAVLAGHAQKGLPAFGIYGRDVQDLDDNSIPADVAEKLLRFARAAQAVATMRGKSYLSMGSVSMGIAGSIVNPDFFQEYLGIRCESVDLTEIIRRMTEGIYDKEEFAKAMAWTEKYCKKNEGKDFNIPAKTKTREQKDEDWEFIVKMTLIMRDLIQGNPKLREMGFKEEALGHNAIAAGFQGQRQWTDFYPNGDYSEALLNTSFDWNGIREAYVVATENDACNGVAMLFGHLLTNRAQIFSDVRTYWSPEAVKRVTGKELTGLAANGIIHLINSGATTLDGTGQQTNAQGEPAMKPHWEISEVEMEKCLEATTWYPANRDYFRGGGFSSNFLSKGGMPVTMSRLNLVKGLGPVLQIAEGWTVEIDPEVHKLLDERTDRTWPTTWFVPRLCDKPAFEDVYSVMNNWGANHGAISYGHIGQDLITLASMLRIPVCMHNVDEKKIFRPAAWNAFGMDKEGADYRACTTYGPIYK from the coding sequence ATGAAAAAGTATCCGAAAATCGGGATTCGTCCCACTATCGACGGCCGCCAGGGTGGCGTACGTGAAAGCCTTGAAGAAAAGACAATGAATCTGGCTAAAGCAGTAGCCGAGTTGATCACCAGTAACTTGAAGAATGGTGACGGAAGTCCGGTGGAGTGTGTGATTTCAGACAGTACCATCGGTCGCGTAGCCGAAAGCGCGGCTTGTGCCGAGAAGTTTGAACGCGAAGGTGTGGGGTCTACTATCACAGTGACTTCTTGCTGGTGCTATGGTGCCGAGACTATGGACATGAATCCGTATTATCCGAAAGCTGTTTGGGGATTTAACGGTACGGAACGTCCGGGAGCTGTATATCTGGCAGCTGTACTGGCAGGACATGCACAAAAAGGATTACCTGCTTTTGGCATTTACGGACGTGATGTGCAGGATCTGGATGACAATTCCATTCCTGCCGACGTTGCAGAAAAACTGCTTCGCTTTGCACGTGCCGCACAGGCAGTAGCAACCATGCGCGGAAAATCTTATCTGTCGATGGGTAGCGTATCTATGGGTATTGCCGGTTCTATTGTGAATCCGGATTTCTTCCAGGAATATCTGGGCATCCGTTGCGAATCTGTAGACCTGACTGAAATTATCCGTCGCATGACTGAAGGTATCTATGATAAGGAAGAGTTTGCTAAAGCGATGGCATGGACAGAAAAGTATTGCAAGAAAAATGAGGGCAAGGATTTCAATATCCCCGCAAAGACCAAGACCCGTGAGCAAAAAGACGAAGATTGGGAGTTTATTGTGAAGATGACCCTTATCATGCGCGACCTTATACAAGGTAATCCGAAACTTCGCGAAATGGGATTCAAGGAAGAAGCACTTGGACACAACGCCATTGCCGCCGGTTTCCAGGGACAACGCCAATGGACGGATTTTTATCCGAATGGTGACTACTCCGAAGCTCTGCTGAATACTTCTTTCGACTGGAACGGTATCCGTGAAGCATACGTAGTAGCTACTGAAAACGATGCCTGCAACGGTGTAGCCATGCTCTTCGGCCATTTGCTGACAAACCGTGCACAGATATTCTCTGACGTGCGTACATATTGGAGTCCTGAAGCTGTGAAACGTGTTACGGGTAAGGAATTGACCGGTTTGGCAGCTAATGGCATTATTCATCTGATTAACTCCGGTGCTACCACTCTGGACGGTACAGGCCAGCAAACAAATGCACAGGGTGAACCTGCCATGAAACCTCATTGGGAAATCTCCGAGGTTGAAATGGAGAAATGTCTTGAAGCTACCACCTGGTATCCAGCTAACCGTGATTATTTCCGTGGCGGTGGTTTCTCTTCCAACTTCCTGTCTAAAGGCGGCATGCCTGTGACGATGAGCCGTCTGAATCTGGTAAAAGGCCTCGGTCCCGTGCTCCAGATTGCTGAGGGATGGACGGTAGAGATTGATCCGGAAGTTCACAAGCTGCTGGATGAACGTACGGACCGTACTTGGCCTACTACCTGGTTTGTGCCCCGTCTTTGTGATAAACCGGCATTTGAAGATGTGTACTCGGTAATGAATAACTGGGGAGCCAATCATGGTGCTATCAGTTACGGACATATCGGTCAGGATTTGATTACGCTGGCTTCCATGCTTCGTATTCCTGTTTGTATGCACAATGTGGATGAGAAGAAGATATTCCGTCCTGCTGCTTGGAATGCATTCGGTATGGATAAAGAGGGAGCTGATTACAGAGCTTGCACAACGTACGGACCAATCTATAAATAG
- a CDS encoding GntR family transcriptional regulator, producing the protein MKTIFGQQTTKVKQLADLISQDISMGRYKTDTALPSINQLSHDYKVSRDTVFKAFIDLKERGIIDSTPGKGYYVVNRQKNILLLLDEYSPFKDTLYNSIIRRLSTRYKVDLWFHQYNEALFNAILRDSIGRYNKYVVMNFDNEKISPYLYKIDSFRLLLLDFGQFDKREYSYICQDFGEAFYAAMVQLSDRLQNYRKLILFLARESKHPKETCDYFRKYCADHQLECEVIETLDDREVHSGEAYIAIRQVDVVEIVKKSRAAGLTCGVDFGLIAYNDTPAYEVIDKGITVMSVDWQKMGILTADFILSGKPIQVCLPTEVNLRGSL; encoded by the coding sequence ATGAAAACAATTTTCGGGCAACAAACGACGAAGGTAAAACAACTGGCCGATTTGATCAGTCAGGACATTTCCATGGGACGTTACAAGACGGATACCGCCCTGCCTTCCATCAATCAGCTGAGCCACGATTATAAAGTTTCCCGCGACACGGTTTTTAAAGCTTTTATTGATCTGAAGGAGCGGGGGATTATCGACTCTACTCCTGGTAAAGGTTACTATGTGGTGAATCGCCAGAAAAATATCCTGTTGCTTCTCGATGAATATTCACCCTTTAAAGATACGCTGTATAACAGTATCATCCGCCGCCTTTCCACGCGTTATAAGGTAGACCTGTGGTTTCATCAGTATAACGAAGCATTGTTCAATGCTATTCTTCGCGATTCCATTGGCCGTTATAATAAGTACGTGGTAATGAACTTCGATAATGAAAAGATTTCTCCTTATCTCTATAAGATAGACTCTTTCCGCCTGTTGCTGCTTGATTTCGGGCAGTTTGATAAGCGGGAATATTCATATATCTGTCAGGACTTCGGTGAAGCCTTTTACGCAGCTATGGTTCAATTGTCGGATAGGTTGCAGAACTATCGCAAGCTTATCCTGTTTCTGGCACGGGAAAGTAAGCATCCCAAGGAGACGTGCGATTATTTCAGGAAGTATTGCGCGGATCATCAATTGGAATGTGAGGTAATAGAGACTTTGGACGACAGGGAAGTTCATTCCGGTGAAGCCTATATTGCCATCCGTCAGGTGGATGTGGTGGAGATTGTGAAGAAGAGCCGTGCGGCAGGTTTGACGTGTGGCGTTGATTTCGGCTTGATAGCCTATAATGATACGCCGGCTTATGAAGTGATTGATAAGGGAATAACAGTGATGAGTGTTGATTGGCAAAAGATGGGAATCCTGACGGCAGATTTCATCTTGAGTGGCAAACCCATACAGGTTTGTCTGCCGACGGAAGTAAATTTAAGAGGCTCTTTATAG
- a CDS encoding class II aldolase/adducin family protein: protein MITNDHIEQFIAQAHRVGDAGLTICSSGNISWRIGDEVLLSGTGSWVPSLPKEKVAVCRLSTGEVLNGVKPSMESGFHLGVLRERPDVNVVLHFQSHYATAVACMKNRPANFNVTAEIPCHVGSEIPVVPYYRPGSKELAQGVIDALKDHNSVLLLKHGQVVCGKDFDQAFERAMFFEMACRIIIQSGGNYTVLTPEEIDDLETYILGKKTK, encoded by the coding sequence ATGATAACAAACGATCACATAGAACAATTCATTGCCCAAGCACATCGGGTAGGAGATGCCGGATTGACAATATGCAGTAGCGGCAATATCTCCTGGCGCATTGGTGACGAAGTCCTGCTTTCCGGAACAGGTTCATGGGTACCTTCTCTGCCTAAAGAAAAAGTAGCTGTCTGCCGCCTTTCCACAGGAGAAGTATTGAATGGAGTGAAACCCTCTATGGAGAGCGGTTTCCATCTGGGAGTACTTCGTGAGCGTCCGGATGTGAATGTAGTCCTGCATTTCCAGTCACACTATGCCACGGCTGTGGCATGTATGAAGAATCGTCCTGCGAACTTCAACGTAACAGCGGAGATCCCCTGTCATGTGGGAAGTGAGATTCCGGTAGTTCCTTACTATCGTCCGGGATCGAAAGAATTGGCACAGGGAGTGATTGATGCTCTGAAAGATCATAATTCCGTCCTCTTGTTGAAACATGGGCAGGTGGTGTGTGGCAAGGACTTCGACCAGGCTTTTGAACGCGCTATGTTCTTTGAAATGGCATGCCGCATCATTATCCAGTCCGGAGGAAACTACACCGTACTTACTCCTGAAGAGATCGATGATCTTGAAACATACATTTTAGGAAAGAAGACTAAATGA